The following are encoded together in the Oreochromis aureus strain Israel breed Guangdong linkage group 18, ZZ_aureus, whole genome shotgun sequence genome:
- the LOC116335245 gene encoding SH2 domain-containing protein 1A-like isoform X2 yields the protein METEGRLVQSIYYGSIGSQDTERLLERFGYDGSFLLRDSSTVRGAYCLCVRKAPFVHTYRLLRSADGWCLQQDSTVRPPTFRTLEALIEGYRRAAVVGIAPLTDPLDKTRVRNSLGEEFLYMEMNNSSSSVY from the exons ATGGAGACTGAGGGGAGGCTGGTCCAGTCAATTTACTATGGGAGTATTGGAAGTCAGGACACAGAGAGGCTGCTGGAGAGATTCGGGTATGATGGCAGCTTTCTGCTGAGAGACAGCAGCACAGTACGGGGGGCctactgtctgtgtgtgag gaaagCACCGTTTGTTCACACCTACAGGCTCCTACGCTCTGCTGATGGCTGGTGCCTTCAG CAGGATTCAACAGTCAGACCACCAACATTTAGGACTCTGGAGGCACTAATAGAAGGCTACAGGAGGGCTGCTGTAGTTGGAATAGCCCCGCTCACAGATCCGCTGGACAAAACACGAGTACGAAACAGCTTGGGCGAAG AGTTTCTTTACATGGaaatgaacaacagcagcagctctgtgtACTGA
- the LOC116335245 gene encoding SH2 domain-containing protein 1A-like isoform X1, protein METEGRLVQSIYYGSIGSQDTERLLERFGYDGSFLLRDSSTVRGAYCLCVRKAPFVHTYRLLRSADGWCLQVGQDSTVRPPTFRTLEALIEGYRRAAVVGIAPLTDPLDKTRVRNSLGEEFLYMEMNNSSSSVY, encoded by the exons ATGGAGACTGAGGGGAGGCTGGTCCAGTCAATTTACTATGGGAGTATTGGAAGTCAGGACACAGAGAGGCTGCTGGAGAGATTCGGGTATGATGGCAGCTTTCTGCTGAGAGACAGCAGCACAGTACGGGGGGCctactgtctgtgtgtgag gaaagCACCGTTTGTTCACACCTACAGGCTCCTACGCTCTGCTGATGGCTGGTGCCTTCAGGTGGGG CAGGATTCAACAGTCAGACCACCAACATTTAGGACTCTGGAGGCACTAATAGAAGGCTACAGGAGGGCTGCTGTAGTTGGAATAGCCCCGCTCACAGATCCGCTGGACAAAACACGAGTACGAAACAGCTTGGGCGAAG AGTTTCTTTACATGGaaatgaacaacagcagcagctctgtgtACTGA
- the LOC116335245 gene encoding SH2 domain-containing protein 1A-like isoform X3 gives METEGRLVQSIYYGSIGSQDTERLLERFGYDGSFLLRDSSTVRGAYCLCVRKAPFVHTYRLLRSADGWCLQDSTVRPPTFRTLEALIEGYRRAAVVGIAPLTDPLDKTRVRNSLGEEFLYMEMNNSSSSVY, from the exons ATGGAGACTGAGGGGAGGCTGGTCCAGTCAATTTACTATGGGAGTATTGGAAGTCAGGACACAGAGAGGCTGCTGGAGAGATTCGGGTATGATGGCAGCTTTCTGCTGAGAGACAGCAGCACAGTACGGGGGGCctactgtctgtgtgtgag gaaagCACCGTTTGTTCACACCTACAGGCTCCTACGCTCTGCTGATGGCTGGTGCCTTCAG GATTCAACAGTCAGACCACCAACATTTAGGACTCTGGAGGCACTAATAGAAGGCTACAGGAGGGCTGCTGTAGTTGGAATAGCCCCGCTCACAGATCCGCTGGACAAAACACGAGTACGAAACAGCTTGGGCGAAG AGTTTCTTTACATGGaaatgaacaacagcagcagctctgtgtACTGA
- the LOC116335244 gene encoding uncharacterized protein LOC116335244 isoform X2, which yields MAVFLIRLVIWSTSLVLWFPQSATESHGLDLCQEVCDDKYELGMVNIQNPTENISHEELSDIKETFICLLDSTNELNCSWSFNTLEKDTRLSVFISVCNEKTVIESRTFAERVGSMSLTVSKEISGVVLHFNMSLHNWISYTYVYDMDTLEHLSPPNISASFTNGNLIVKWDPPRTRNNVNPECFENEVEIGDQEKTTPLLLKHHTNHTVASVDPSHSYSVRMRTRISEDCSGSHHWSEWSPTVTLSMERSDSVLKPVVIVFICLGVPMGLLALLLFVRYQRVTKVLFPPIPRPPPKYKYFLEKSDAFNFFYSTPSAKPEEVITEVEDTGKNPGK from the exons ATGGCTGTGTTTCTGATCCGTCTTGTAATTTGGTCCACTTCGTTGGTTTTGTGGTTCCCTCAAAGTG CGACTGAAAGCCATGGTTTGGATCTCTGTCAGGAGGTTTGCGATGACAAATACGAG CTGGGCATGGTTAACATACAAAATCCAACAGAGAACATTTCACATGAAGAGCTTTCAGATATAAAGGAGACGTTTATCTGCCTCCTCGACTCAACAAATGAGCTTAACTGCTCCTGGTCATTCAACACCTTAGAGAAGGATACTCGGCTCTCTGTGTTTATCAG TGTCTGTAATGAGAAAACAGTAATTGAGTCTCGTACTTTTGCGGAAAGAGTTGGATCGATGTCCTTGACTGTCAGCAAGGAAATATCAGGCGTAGTCTTACATTTTAACATGTCCCTGCACAACTGGATATCTTACACTTACGTGTATGACATGGACACACTAG agcaTCTTTCTCCACCTAACATCTCTGCATCGTTCACTAATGGTAACCTGATTGTAAAATGGGACCCGCCTCGCACCAGAAACAACGTTAACCCTGAATGTTTTGAAAATGAAGTGGAAATAGGTGATCAG gaaaaaacaacaccTTTGCTACTTAAACACCATACAAATCATACAGTGGCAAGTGTAGATCCTTCACACAGCTATAGTGTGAGAATGAGGACAAGAATATCAGAAGATTGCTCAGGATCACATCACTGGAGTGAATGGAGTCCCACTGTCACACTGT CGATGGAACGGTCAGATTCTGTGCTCAAGCCTGTGGTGATAGTCTTCATTTGTCTCGGGGTACCCATGGGCCTGCTGGctttgctgctgtttgtgcgCTATCAGAG GGTGACTAAGGTCCTTTTTCCTCCAATTCCTCGCCCCCCACCAAAGTACAAATATTTCCTGGAAAAAAGCGATGCATTTAAT TTTTTCTATTCTACCCCATCGGCTAAGCCTGAAGAAGTGATCACTGAGGTGGAAGACACTGGGAAAAACCCTGGAAAGTAA
- the LOC116335244 gene encoding uncharacterized protein LOC116335244 isoform X1, with amino-acid sequence MAVFLIRLVIWSTSLVLWFPQSAATESHGLDLCQEVCDDKYELGMVNIQNPTENISHEELSDIKETFICLLDSTNELNCSWSFNTLEKDTRLSVFISVCNEKTVIESRTFAERVGSMSLTVSKEISGVVLHFNMSLHNWISYTYVYDMDTLEHLSPPNISASFTNGNLIVKWDPPRTRNNVNPECFENEVEIGDQEKTTPLLLKHHTNHTVASVDPSHSYSVRMRTRISEDCSGSHHWSEWSPTVTLSMERSDSVLKPVVIVFICLGVPMGLLALLLFVRYQRVTKVLFPPIPRPPPKYKYFLEKSDAFNFFYSTPSAKPEEVITEVEDTGKNPGK; translated from the exons ATGGCTGTGTTTCTGATCCGTCTTGTAATTTGGTCCACTTCGTTGGTTTTGTGGTTCCCTCAAAGTG CAGCGACTGAAAGCCATGGTTTGGATCTCTGTCAGGAGGTTTGCGATGACAAATACGAG CTGGGCATGGTTAACATACAAAATCCAACAGAGAACATTTCACATGAAGAGCTTTCAGATATAAAGGAGACGTTTATCTGCCTCCTCGACTCAACAAATGAGCTTAACTGCTCCTGGTCATTCAACACCTTAGAGAAGGATACTCGGCTCTCTGTGTTTATCAG TGTCTGTAATGAGAAAACAGTAATTGAGTCTCGTACTTTTGCGGAAAGAGTTGGATCGATGTCCTTGACTGTCAGCAAGGAAATATCAGGCGTAGTCTTACATTTTAACATGTCCCTGCACAACTGGATATCTTACACTTACGTGTATGACATGGACACACTAG agcaTCTTTCTCCACCTAACATCTCTGCATCGTTCACTAATGGTAACCTGATTGTAAAATGGGACCCGCCTCGCACCAGAAACAACGTTAACCCTGAATGTTTTGAAAATGAAGTGGAAATAGGTGATCAG gaaaaaacaacaccTTTGCTACTTAAACACCATACAAATCATACAGTGGCAAGTGTAGATCCTTCACACAGCTATAGTGTGAGAATGAGGACAAGAATATCAGAAGATTGCTCAGGATCACATCACTGGAGTGAATGGAGTCCCACTGTCACACTGT CGATGGAACGGTCAGATTCTGTGCTCAAGCCTGTGGTGATAGTCTTCATTTGTCTCGGGGTACCCATGGGCCTGCTGGctttgctgctgtttgtgcgCTATCAGAG GGTGACTAAGGTCCTTTTTCCTCCAATTCCTCGCCCCCCACCAAAGTACAAATATTTCCTGGAAAAAAGCGATGCATTTAAT TTTTTCTATTCTACCCCATCGGCTAAGCCTGAAGAAGTGATCACTGAGGTGGAAGACACTGGGAAAAACCCTGGAAAGTAA
- the LOC116335256 gene encoding uncharacterized protein CXorf38 has translation MVRAELAARLNDREYTNWLKAGRCLLILKDGLLPFTDRHMRAFHGDLLNQSAVLRSPCRDSCKPRGNKLSGCKVCSEWQKAILRHHRQPDATVNWDNCFPPYWRTDHWEVAKAFMPRGQAKVKGADKCDAPALLNLINYCTYFSSVDPKLVREVIRCRNELMHSSEYRVTDDWMQHYWTALNHFVNQFRLVPEMATVGNKIDEMLTLNLSIYVSGLDQMDSGGLDDGLEADFVSHKESGADVGQWEAELLEEMLQELLHAADEDTDSQTQDTERLKSLGGFLQTNKDLNERFSAELQTINSLMTKEKGRGGSE, from the exons ATGGTCCGCGCGGAGCTGGCGGCTCGTCTGAACGACAGAGAGTACACAAACTGGCTGAAAGCGGGACGCTGTCTGCTCATACTGAAGGATGGCCTCCTCCCGTTCACCGACCGACACATGAGGGCTTTCCACGGAGATCTGCTTAATCAAAGCGCTGTGCTCCGGAGCCCGTGCAGGGATTCATGTAAACCGAGAGGGAATAAG CTGTCGGGATGCAAGGTGTGTTCAGAGTGGCAGAAGGCGATCCTGAGACACCACAGACAGCCTGATGCTACAGTCAACTGGGACAACTGTTTCCCTCCATACTGGAGGACAGACCACTGGGAGGTGGCAAAG gCCTTCATGCCGCGAGGTCAGGCGAAGGTGAAGGGCGCAGATAAATGCGACGCCCCTGCTCTGCTTAACCTGATCAACTACTGCACGTATTTCTCATCCGTGGATCCAAAACTGGTCAGAGAG GTGATCCGATGCAGGAACGAGCTGATGCATTCTTCTGAGTACCGTGTGACAGATGATTGGATGCAACACTACTGGACCGCTCTGAACCACTTTGTGAATCAGTTCAGACTCGTACCCGAGATGGCAACAGTTGGAAACAAAATAGACGAG ATGCTGACCCTCAATTTGTCAATATATGTGTCTGGTTTGGATCAAATGGATTCTGGTGGCTTGGACGATGGATTAGAGGCTGATTTTGTCAGCCATAAGGAGTCGGGTGCTGATGTCGGCCAATGGGAAGCTGAGTTGCTAGAAGAGATGCTGCAGGAGTTGCTGCATGCTGCTGATGAGGATACTGATAGCCAGACACAG GACACAGAGCGGCTGAAGAGTCTGGGAGGGTTCCTGCAAACCAACAAAGATCTTAATGAGAGGTTCTCTGCAGAGCTGCAAACCATCAACTCTctaatgaccaaagaaaaaggaagaggaggaagtgaATGA